One stretch of Flavobacterium sp. 9 DNA includes these proteins:
- a CDS encoding DNA/RNA non-specific endonuclease produces the protein MKNCIVLGLIGFLFLSCKNEITEKENLAQEQESGFVSDQNSTGSGFSVSYLPTSTTKQIVKHKYYTLSYNEKYEQAEWVAYELKKEYLKNGNYKRPYFIEDPSVTTGSADWRNYKKSGYDKGHLCPAGDMEFDQSAYNDTFYTSNISPQKHDFNSGIWNRLEQKTRYWAEKYNDIYVITGGILKDSDKTIGTENVAVPKYFYKIVLTKSGKEHKAIAFLVPNEDSNKSLYDFVVPIETLEKMTGIDFFSNLKNLKSSKDF, from the coding sequence ATGAAGAATTGTATTGTTTTAGGTTTGATTGGGTTTTTGTTTTTGTCTTGTAAAAATGAAATCACCGAAAAAGAAAATTTAGCACAAGAACAGGAATCCGGTTTTGTTTCAGATCAAAATAGTACGGGCTCAGGATTTTCTGTTTCGTATTTACCTACATCTACAACGAAACAAATTGTTAAACATAAATATTATACACTTTCTTATAATGAAAAATATGAGCAGGCCGAATGGGTTGCTTATGAATTAAAGAAAGAATATCTGAAAAACGGAAATTACAAACGTCCGTATTTTATTGAAGATCCAAGTGTGACAACAGGTTCTGCGGATTGGAGAAACTATAAAAAATCAGGTTATGATAAAGGACATCTTTGTCCTGCCGGAGATATGGAATTTGATCAAAGCGCTTATAACGATACTTTTTATACGTCTAATATTTCTCCTCAAAAACATGATTTTAATAGCGGAATCTGGAATAGATTAGAGCAAAAGACACGTTATTGGGCAGAAAAATACAATGACATTTATGTTATAACCGGCGGAATTTTGAAAGATTCGGATAAAACAATAGGGACAGAAAATGTTGCCGTCCCTAAATATTTTTATAAAATTGTTCTAACTAAATCGGGTAAAGAACACAAAGCAATTGCTTTTTTGGTTCCAAATGAAGATAGTAATAAGTCACTTTATGATTTTGTAGTTCCTATTGAAACTCTTGAAAAAATGACAGGAATTGACTTTTTTTCAAATCTGAAAAACCTGAAAAGCAGTAAGGATTTTTAA
- a CDS encoding MFS transporter encodes MKQNFYSYKNTIVLIAICLATLMFSLEISSVPVILPTLEKLLNANLKDMQWIMNIYTIGCTTVLMAAGTLADRYGRKRILIITLTLFGISSLICGLAENIVLLIISRFFQGISGGAMLICQIATLSHQFQEGKERSKAFGIWGIILGVGLGFGPIIGGSIIAILSWKWVFLIHVPLAFLAIILVHFYVDESKDSDAKKIDIWGAITLSLSVFGLTYYITQGPDLGFSSPIALGIIITTIISFIIFIGVEKTNPYPMFNFSVFKIRNFSGAILGSIGMNFSFWPFIIYLPIYFQSYLEYDVVTVGLSLLAYTLPTLIIPPFAEYLTVKYRSGIVIPLGLFVIGLGFIVMRYGSIAEHASWLTMLPGSLLAGIGLGLTNTPVTNTTTGSVSSNRSGMASGIDMSARLITLSINIALMGYLLVEGIFSYLNTAFSKTIDSKILHSISEKIAAGNFSSLNRDFQELSLLNSSNAIFHKALAHGFEIILLYGGIGVWILALLSFILFNPKKRQNKL; translated from the coding sequence ATGAAACAAAATTTTTACTCATACAAAAACACCATCGTTTTAATTGCAATTTGTCTGGCTACATTAATGTTCTCTCTCGAAATTTCAAGTGTGCCGGTTATACTTCCAACTCTCGAAAAATTACTAAATGCCAATCTCAAAGACATGCAATGGATTATGAATATTTATACAATAGGCTGCACTACAGTTTTGATGGCTGCCGGAACACTTGCAGATCGATATGGCAGAAAACGTATTCTTATAATAACCTTAACTCTATTTGGCATTTCTTCATTAATCTGCGGTTTAGCCGAAAACATAGTCTTGTTGATAATCAGCCGTTTCTTCCAGGGAATAAGTGGCGGCGCAATGCTAATTTGTCAAATAGCCACTTTATCACACCAATTTCAAGAAGGAAAAGAGCGCAGTAAAGCATTTGGAATCTGGGGAATTATTCTTGGCGTCGGATTAGGTTTTGGTCCAATAATAGGCGGATCAATCATAGCCATTTTATCTTGGAAATGGGTGTTTTTAATTCATGTTCCTCTCGCCTTCTTAGCTATTATTCTCGTTCATTTTTACGTAGACGAATCCAAAGATTCTGATGCTAAAAAAATAGATATTTGGGGCGCAATCACCTTGTCTTTATCAGTATTTGGATTAACTTATTACATTACACAAGGTCCGGATCTTGGTTTTAGCAGTCCAATTGCTTTGGGTATTATAATCACAACAATTATCAGTTTTATAATATTTATAGGCGTTGAAAAAACAAATCCTTATCCAATGTTTAATTTTTCGGTATTCAAAATTCGGAATTTTTCGGGTGCAATTCTTGGATCGATTGGTATGAATTTTAGCTTTTGGCCTTTTATAATATATTTGCCCATTTATTTCCAAAGTTATTTAGAATATGATGTAGTAACCGTTGGCTTGTCTTTGCTCGCTTACACCCTTCCAACTTTAATAATTCCACCTTTTGCCGAATATCTCACAGTTAAATATCGCTCAGGAATTGTAATTCCGTTAGGTTTGTTCGTAATTGGACTAGGTTTTATTGTTATGAGATATGGCAGTATTGCTGAACACGCCAGTTGGTTAACGATGCTTCCGGGTTCTTTACTCGCAGGAATTGGATTAGGATTAACCAATACACCAGTAACCAATACAACTACAGGATCAGTTTCTTCCAATCGTTCGGGAATGGCTTCCGGAATAGACATGAGTGCGAGATTAATTACTTTGTCTATCAATATTGCTTTGATGGGATATCTATTAGTCGAAGGGATTTTTTCATACTTAAATACCGCTTTTTCCAAAACCATAGATTCAAAAATATTACATTCTATATCAGAAAAAATAGCTGCAGGAAACTTTTCATCTCTTAACAGAGACTTTCAGGAATTAAGTCTATTAAATTCTTCAAATGCAATCTTCCATAAAGCTCTCGCTCATGGTTTTGAAATAATATTGCTTTACGGAGGAATTGGTGTTTGGATATTAGCTCTTCTAAGTTTTATATTATTTAATCCGAAAAAAAGACAAAATAAGTTATAA
- a CDS encoding AraC family transcriptional regulator, which yields MRKENMHQSVEVIYKKVDECPLINSQLSFFQLVYVVSGTGFLHINGNAISYQTGNLMLLTPNDYHTFDITTTTEFLLVKLNTEYVKEYRSKSIDHIECLLHYASHLSGCILKRKADEFLVRSIAESLIYAIDNKDIYDEDLITHYVNALIVIAARNIAVIKPSGVKESADKRILEIINYIQGNILFPQKLKASAIAEKFDISETYLGSYFKNHCGETIQSFVSNYKIRLIEHRLSFSDMRINEIVAEFGFSDESHLNKFFKKHRNISLTGYRKAKVLPN from the coding sequence ATGAGAAAAGAGAACATGCATCAGTCTGTTGAAGTGATTTATAAAAAAGTAGATGAATGTCCGCTTATAAATTCACAGCTTAGTTTTTTTCAGTTGGTTTATGTTGTCTCAGGTACAGGATTTCTCCATATTAATGGAAATGCAATATCATATCAAACGGGAAATCTAATGTTGCTTACGCCAAATGATTATCACACATTTGATATTACTACGACAACGGAGTTTTTATTGGTTAAGCTTAATACGGAATATGTAAAAGAATATCGCTCAAAAAGTATTGATCATATTGAATGCTTACTGCATTATGCCTCGCATTTATCAGGTTGTATTTTGAAAAGAAAAGCAGACGAATTTTTGGTGAGATCAATCGCAGAATCATTAATTTATGCGATTGATAACAAAGATATTTATGATGAAGATTTAATTACTCATTATGTAAATGCTCTGATAGTAATTGCTGCGAGAAATATTGCAGTAATAAAACCATCAGGCGTAAAAGAAAGTGCTGATAAAAGAATTCTGGAGATTATCAATTATATTCAGGGGAATATTTTATTTCCTCAAAAACTAAAAGCTTCTGCTATTGCAGAGAAATTTGATATATCTGAGACTTATCTCGGAAGTTATTTTAAGAATCATTGTGGAGAAACGATTCAGTCTTTTGTTTCCAATTATAAAATACGACTGATAGAACATCGCTTAAGTTTTAGCGATATGAGAATTAACGAAATTGTAGCTGAATTTGGTTTTTCTGACGAAAGTCACTTGAATAAGTTTTTCAAGAAACATAGAAATATTAGCTTGACGGGATATCGAAAAGCTAAGGTTTTGCCGAATTGA
- the rpe gene encoding ribulose-phosphate 3-epimerase encodes MKNTLIAPSVLAADFANLQRDVEMINNSQADWFHIDIMDGVFVPNISFGMPVLEAISKHAKKYIDVHLMIIDPDRYIKTFADLGANGLTVHYEACTHLHRTLQAIKAEGMKAGVAINPHTNIDLLEDVINDIDLVCIMSVNPGFGGQSFIENTYAKVQKLKALITRKNASTLIEIDGGVTSKNAKQLVEAGADVLVAGSFVFKAENPTQTIVDLKTLTNL; translated from the coding sequence ATGAAAAATACACTTATTGCTCCTTCTGTTCTTGCGGCTGATTTTGCCAATTTACAACGTGATGTCGAAATGATCAATAACAGTCAGGCTGATTGGTTTCATATTGATATTATGGACGGAGTTTTTGTTCCGAATATTTCTTTTGGAATGCCAGTTTTAGAAGCAATTTCTAAACATGCAAAAAAATATATTGATGTCCATTTAATGATTATTGATCCGGACAGATACATTAAAACTTTCGCTGATTTAGGCGCTAATGGATTAACGGTACATTATGAAGCTTGCACACATCTTCACAGAACATTACAAGCAATTAAAGCCGAAGGAATGAAAGCTGGAGTTGCAATAAATCCACATACTAACATTGATTTATTAGAAGATGTAATCAATGATATTGACTTAGTTTGTATTATGAGCGTGAATCCAGGTTTTGGAGGACAGTCTTTCATCGAAAACACTTATGCTAAAGTTCAGAAATTAAAAGCTTTAATTACACGCAAAAATGCTTCAACATTAATTGAAATTGACGGCGGTGTAACAAGCAAAAATGCAAAACAATTAGTAGAAGCCGGAGCTGATGTTTTAGTTGCCGGAAGCTTTGTGTTTAAAGCCGAAAACCCAACTCAAACAATAGTCGATCTAAAAACTTTGACTAATTTGTAA
- a CDS encoding RNA polymerase sigma factor RpoD/SigA codes for MRQLKITKQVTNRETASLDKYLQEIGKVDLITADEEVELAQRIKAGDQRALEKLTKANLRFVVSVAKQYQNQGLTLPDLINEGNLGLIKAAQRFDETRGFKFISYAVWWIRQSILQALAEQSRIVRLPLNKIGSINKINKMYALLEQSNERPPSAEEIAKELDMTVNDVKESMKNSGRHLSMDAPLVEGEDSNLYDVLRSGESPNPDRELIHESLRTEIERSLETLTPREADVVRLYFGLGDQHPMTLEEIGETFDLTRERVRQIKEKAIRRLKHTSRSKILKTYLG; via the coding sequence ATGAGACAACTTAAAATCACCAAGCAGGTAACCAATCGTGAAACTGCATCGTTAGACAAATACCTACAAGAAATTGGAAAAGTTGACCTAATTACCGCTGATGAAGAGGTAGAATTAGCACAAAGAATAAAGGCTGGTGATCAAAGAGCTTTAGAAAAATTAACAAAAGCCAACCTACGTTTCGTTGTATCGGTTGCTAAACAATATCAAAATCAAGGATTAACTCTTCCAGATTTAATTAATGAAGGAAACTTAGGTTTAATTAAAGCGGCTCAACGTTTTGATGAAACTCGTGGTTTCAAATTCATCTCTTATGCCGTATGGTGGATTCGTCAATCGATTCTTCAGGCTTTGGCAGAACAATCTCGTATTGTTCGTTTACCATTAAACAAAATTGGTTCTATCAATAAAATCAACAAAATGTATGCTTTATTAGAGCAATCTAACGAGCGTCCACCTTCTGCTGAAGAAATTGCAAAAGAACTTGACATGACTGTAAATGACGTAAAAGAGTCTATGAAAAACTCTGGTCGTCACTTATCTATGGATGCTCCACTTGTTGAAGGTGAAGATTCTAACCTTTATGACGTTTTACGTTCTGGAGAATCTCCAAACCCGGACAGAGAGTTAATTCACGAATCATTGCGTACTGAAATCGAACGTTCTTTAGAAACATTAACTCCCAGAGAGGCAGATGTTGTTCGTTTGTATTTTGGTCTTGGCGATCAACACCCAATGACTTTAGAAGAAATTGGAGAAACTTTCGACCTAACTCGTGAGCGTGTTCGTCAGATTAAAGAAAAAGCAATCCGTAGATTAAAACACACTTCTAGAAGTAAAATTCTTAAAACCTATTTAGGTTAA
- a CDS encoding LytTR family DNA-binding domain-containing protein: MDNINVLIIEDTPEQSDALTKVLLENNYTIAGVATSFTDAIKLFYENTVDVIIIDVFLDGKPDGITFAESINIIPNASKPFVFLTSSQDRQIFERAKLTKPFSFLMKPFNELEILYAIEMAVEKFYEQTNVFLSEEQDTVISNDYLFIKKKNSLKKVAISEILYIEVEERYCNIITEKEKFVIQISLTKISNLLDKNKFIKTHRNTIVNTDKIEEIILADNLVILKGNHKINLSDTYKDFIKKMNILS, from the coding sequence ATGGACAATATCAATGTTTTAATAATAGAAGATACTCCAGAACAAAGCGATGCGCTTACCAAAGTATTGCTTGAAAACAATTATACCATTGCCGGAGTCGCCACAAGCTTTACAGATGCTATAAAGCTTTTTTACGAAAACACCGTTGATGTTATCATCATCGATGTGTTTCTTGACGGAAAACCAGACGGAATTACGTTTGCTGAATCTATAAATATTATTCCAAATGCTTCAAAACCTTTTGTCTTTTTGACTAGTTCGCAAGATCGCCAGATTTTTGAACGTGCAAAACTTACAAAACCTTTCAGCTTCTTGATGAAGCCTTTTAATGAGTTAGAAATTCTGTATGCTATAGAAATGGCGGTAGAAAAGTTCTACGAACAAACAAATGTCTTCTTAAGCGAAGAACAAGACACGGTAATCAGCAATGATTATTTATTTATAAAGAAGAAAAACTCACTAAAAAAAGTTGCCATAAGTGAAATTCTGTATATTGAAGTCGAAGAACGATATTGCAATATTATTACCGAAAAAGAAAAATTTGTCATTCAAATCTCCCTTACCAAAATCAGTAATTTATTAGACAAAAATAAATTTATAAAAACGCACCGAAATACTATTGTCAATACAGACAAAATCGAAGAAATTATTCTCGCTGATAATCTTGTGATCTTAAAAGGAAACCACAAAATAAACTTAAGCGATACTTATAAAGACTTTATAAAGAAGATGAATATTTTATCTTAA
- a CDS encoding ATP-binding protein — protein sequence MMNQKTHHFLVLLLFFCTIALAQQYKSLNYFEIAIQKKAKSDKSQINFNKAQYFFLKKEWDSTLVYSMKQLNSKSDLETKNYCHYFRGYSLKKKELYKQSFIELSLVNKSFQYYYLIDNNIGHLFLLEKKFKKAIIYFLKAEKEILNHKDEDEIATLYTKIGICYVHLEQFDKAEYYFKKDVLINPKRATKSIIRSNINIANFYYAQYKDQQAVYYFKKAYTLSKSVKDFNLKKDATFNMAIVEENRGNFKKSLEYRKESEQWSDSVNNQNKIWAVADYEKKFAVAQKQKQIKVLEVQNKLKNAERNAFFFAAIGLLLLLTTGVYFYAQKIKNAKIILLQKNKLDELNATKDQLFSIVSHDLRSSVNALKTSNAKLSATLETKNYDQLNQLIIQNSTIANGAYSLLDNLLHWAMLQTKQLYFHKESVHLYSVVQQIEYNYKPLLLDKTITFENSVSKNIFIFVDLDSLKIVLRNLLDNAIKFSNENGKISFYSEDTNTDFCKLIIEDSGIGMKESTIQELLSDSELLSKKDNSEIIGTGLGLQLCKQMIKKNSGTLAIESELNKGTKMILSFPKTIV from the coding sequence ATGATGAATCAAAAAACACATCACTTTCTTGTTCTACTTCTTTTTTTTTGTACAATAGCTTTAGCACAGCAATATAAAAGTTTGAATTATTTTGAGATTGCCATTCAAAAAAAAGCAAAGTCGGATAAGAGTCAAATCAACTTTAACAAAGCCCAATATTTTTTCTTAAAAAAAGAATGGGATTCAACATTGGTATATTCAATGAAACAATTGAATTCTAAGTCTGACTTAGAAACAAAAAACTATTGTCATTATTTTAGAGGTTATTCCTTAAAAAAGAAAGAACTATACAAACAATCATTTATTGAATTAAGCCTAGTAAACAAATCTTTCCAATATTATTATTTGATCGATAATAATATCGGGCATTTATTTCTTTTAGAAAAAAAATTTAAAAAAGCTATTATTTATTTTTTGAAGGCTGAAAAAGAAATATTGAATCATAAAGATGAAGATGAAATAGCTACTTTATATACAAAAATTGGAATATGTTATGTACACCTTGAACAATTTGATAAAGCTGAATATTATTTTAAAAAAGATGTTCTTATAAATCCTAAACGAGCTACAAAAAGTATAATTCGATCTAATATAAATATTGCAAACTTTTACTACGCACAATACAAAGATCAACAAGCCGTATACTATTTTAAAAAAGCCTATACATTATCTAAAAGTGTAAAAGACTTCAACTTAAAAAAAGATGCAACATTCAACATGGCTATTGTCGAAGAAAATCGAGGCAATTTCAAGAAATCTTTAGAATACAGAAAAGAATCAGAGCAATGGAGCGATTCGGTAAACAATCAAAACAAAATTTGGGCAGTTGCTGATTACGAGAAAAAATTTGCTGTAGCTCAAAAACAAAAACAAATTAAAGTACTTGAAGTCCAAAACAAGCTAAAAAATGCAGAGCGTAATGCTTTCTTTTTTGCCGCAATTGGTTTATTATTACTTCTAACCACCGGTGTTTATTTTTATGCTCAAAAAATAAAAAATGCCAAAATTATATTACTCCAAAAAAACAAACTCGACGAACTCAATGCAACTAAAGATCAATTATTCTCGATTGTAAGTCACGATTTAAGATCTTCTGTAAATGCACTCAAGACTAGTAACGCCAAATTATCTGCAACTCTGGAGACTAAAAATTACGATCAACTAAACCAACTCATTATACAAAATAGTACGATTGCCAATGGCGCTTATAGTTTATTGGATAATTTATTGCATTGGGCAATGCTGCAAACCAAACAATTGTATTTTCATAAAGAATCTGTTCATTTATACTCTGTCGTACAGCAAATTGAGTATAATTATAAACCATTACTTCTTGATAAAACCATTACTTTTGAAAATTCGGTTTCAAAAAACATCTTTATTTTCGTTGATCTTGATTCGTTAAAAATTGTACTTCGAAATCTATTAGACAATGCCATTAAATTTTCTAATGAAAACGGAAAAATCAGCTTTTACTCCGAAGATACAAATACTGATTTTTGTAAACTTATCATCGAGGATTCAGGTATTGGAATGAAAGAAAGCACTATTCAGGAATTGCTTTCAGATAGTGAATTGCTGTCTAAGAAAGATAACTCCGAAATTATAGGAACTGGGTTAGGCTTACAATTGTGTAAACAAATGATTAAAAAAAATAGCGGAACCTTAGCCATAGAAAGCGAGCTCAATAAAGGAACAAAAATGATTTTGAGTTTTCCAAAAACAATTGTTTAA
- a CDS encoding DUF4249 domain-containing protein has translation MNLSIFKKSALLVFSCVILSSCTEQYAFQDQNLENALIVEATITNELKHQEIKISRTRLLNDTITKIESGAKVTVVDSDNNEFSFKEKDGKYISENEFKAEPNKDYQLKIIAASGKSYTSSKETLTTQNTIDLEAVAGEREGQKGAQINVKSFDPTNTSKYYRYEYEETYKVVTVYTTTERIKLVPYQGTFKMEIVPAEPNTHICYSTKKSTGIIQTNTTDLSEDRVNFPVRFISESDYIIANRYSILVSQYTQNRFAYDYYFTSKKMSDSGDVLSPNQPGFIVGNIKSTDNSSEKVVGFFDVASVTKKRIFFNFADLFPSVDPAKYFRQCTPELIEFSEIPNENYKVLTTHVYIGGGPGMSPTSYWMVDKECGDCTSFSSNVIPSFWEN, from the coding sequence ATGAATTTATCAATATTTAAAAAATCGGCACTACTTGTTTTTTCATGTGTTATTTTGTCGAGTTGTACAGAACAATATGCTTTTCAGGATCAAAATCTTGAAAACGCACTGATTGTTGAAGCCACAATAACAAATGAGTTAAAACATCAGGAAATAAAGATCTCAAGAACAAGACTTCTTAATGATACAATAACAAAAATAGAATCAGGAGCAAAAGTTACGGTTGTTGATAGTGATAATAATGAGTTTTCGTTTAAGGAAAAAGACGGAAAATATATTTCTGAAAATGAATTTAAAGCAGAGCCAAATAAAGATTATCAACTAAAAATTATTGCGGCTTCAGGAAAATCATATACGTCATCAAAAGAAACATTGACTACACAAAACACGATTGATCTGGAGGCTGTTGCCGGGGAAAGAGAAGGTCAAAAAGGTGCTCAGATAAATGTTAAAAGCTTTGATCCAACAAATACTTCCAAATATTATCGCTACGAATACGAAGAGACTTATAAGGTCGTAACTGTATATACAACAACAGAACGTATAAAATTAGTTCCTTATCAAGGGACTTTTAAAATGGAAATTGTGCCTGCAGAGCCAAATACACACATTTGTTACAGCACCAAAAAATCTACGGGAATTATACAAACCAATACAACTGATTTATCTGAAGACAGAGTAAATTTCCCTGTTCGTTTTATAAGTGAATCAGATTATATAATAGCAAATCGCTACAGCATTCTGGTTTCTCAGTATACACAAAACCGTTTTGCGTACGACTATTATTTCACATCAAAGAAAATGTCCGATTCAGGAGATGTGTTATCACCAAACCAACCGGGATTTATTGTTGGAAACATAAAATCGACAGATAACTCATCTGAAAAAGTTGTTGGTTTTTTTGACGTTGCTTCGGTTACTAAAAAACGAATCTTCTTCAATTTTGCTGACTTATTTCCTTCAGTAGATCCGGCAAAATATTTTAGACAATGTACACCTGAACTAATCGAATTTAGCGAAATACCAAATGAGAATTACAAAGTTCTTACTACGCATGTTTATATAGGCGGTGGTCCCGGTATGTCGCCCACATCATACTGGATGGTCGATAAAGAATGCGGAGATTGTACATCATTTTCTTCTAACGTAATACCTTCATTTTGGGAAAATTAA